In Spirochaetae bacterium HGW-Spirochaetae-1, the genomic stretch CCTTTTTGAAGTGGCATATCAGAAATGAGCATGATTGCTCCAATAGGAATGTTCATGGCATAGGCGACCGAGAAAAGCGTGGCGATCTCCATATCAATGGCAAGTATCCTATGCTGCATGATATAGTCAATGAATTCTTGGTCAAATTCCCACATGCGGTAATCGGTTGTCATCATAATTCCCGACTTGGGGTTTATATTCAATTCTTTTTTAATGGTTTCTTCGCAAATACGATTAATCCAGAAAGTGGGTTGAGCCGGTACATTAGGATGGAGATAGTGTTTACTCGTACCTTCATCCCTGACGCTGGCCGTGGGGATAAGAAGTTCTCCTATTTCCAGTTCGTCATCGATACCGCCGCACATGCCCAGCATTATTGCGCACTGAAGTTGATCAAGGTAGGCAAGGCAGTGGGCAATAATTCCCGCCGAGGGTGATCCCACCCCGTAATTGATGATTGAAATATCGGACTTTTTGTCATGGGCAACGGACCAGTATCCTTTATGCAGTACTGCTCCTGTCATGGCGGCAAAATCCTCCACGTATCGGGGGAAGTTTACCAGGAGGATGGAGGAACAGAATTCATTTATGCCTGAACCAGTATAGCGTTCAAGAGTATTCCGGGCATAGGTGTCGGGACGAAGCGTCTGGCTCATAATAGACCTCTGGTATGTTTTAAAAGACTTGTCATCATCCTTCAAGGGCAGCTTTATAATATTGTTATATGGTAACAGCTTTGTCGTTTTTCAAATATAGCATAGATAATCCCTTCATTCTGGAGCTCAATAAGTGTATCTGACAATACTGCGCGAAATTGTCGTCTCAATGAATCCCCCAGCATAAATCCGCATTTTTTCCGGAACTGTTCGAATAAGGGTTCTGCGAGCCAGGGTATTTTGTCATAAACAGGCAGTATGACATAAAAATCGTCATAGAAAACATCGAAGCTCCTGCCGTATGAATGTGTTGATTCATCGGAGGCGTTTTTATTACTCCCTTTCAGGTTTTTCTGATAGGCTCCCGGGCGTAAAACCGAGGATACGGCTATTTTGACCGGCGGAACAGGTGCCCTTAATCTGAGCTTCTCCTGGAACCGGTTCATCACCGTTTCCAGGCCTTTTTTGGTGGCGTCCGTTGCATAACGATATTTTTGCGGAACATTATAAAAAAAATAAAAATCATCAACACCGGGATCAAGGGGGACAAGAAGGCCTTTTTTTACAAATTCGTTGATATCACTATCCTGAGAGAGAGGCTGAATATCCCCGGACCTGACTGCACAAAGGTGATCAGGGAGAAGATGTTTGCGAAGCTCCATTTCCATTCCCGGTGTCACATGATCGGAATAGATGGGATACTTTTCTATGAAAAGGCGCTCAATCCCGTATATGATCGTGCCATACTCATGAAGTCCCCGAACTGTTGCCGTAATCCCACTGTAATAAGCGAGAAAGGAGGCAGCCATGGAGAATATTAATACGGCAGAAGCAGATAGAAGGATTGCTCGTTTGTTTGAAATGAAACCGGGTTTATTCATGTTTATAAATTAAAGGGTCCTTTTATCACAGCATTTTCCTGAAAACAGTGAAATGCTGCATTCTTTTCCATGGCGGTATAAAGAGGAATGTAGATAATTTTTCCCTGTTGTCAATTAAAAAGTGAATTATACAGCCTGGAGTTGGGAGGTATTTTCTATAATTCGAAGGTAAAATTGCGCTCTTCAAAGAGTTTGATGCAGGCATCGGCTACATCGGGGTCATACAGTTTATTACGATTGCGTTTTATCTCTTCGAGGGCGATATCGATGCCCAGGGCTGCCCGGTAAGGCCGATGTGTGGCCATGGCTTCCACTACATCGGCAACGCTGATTATCTTAGCTTCTATGAGAATCCGGTCACCGGTAATTCCGCCGGGATAGCCTGATCCGTTTATTCTCTCATGATGCTGTAAAACAATATCGGCTATGGGCCAGGGGAATTCAATGGTCTTCAGTATATCATATCCAACGGTAGGATGGGTTTTTATAATGTCAAATTCGGCCTCGCTGATGCGGCCTGGTTTGCTGAGTATTTCCGAGGGTACATATATTTTCCCAAGGTCATGGATGAGGCCGGCCATTCGTATCGCATCGAGATGATCCTGCGTGAGTCCCATCTCAACAGCGATGGCTTCGGCGATAATGGCAACCTTTTTCTGATGCCCGGCTGTATAAGGGTCACGTGCCTCGATGGTGAGCATCATGGCATTTATTATCCCATCCATGGTCTTATGAAGCTTTATCAGGCTCTCACTGCTTTTTTTCTCAGCAGATTTGCGTTCTGTTATATGATTCCATTCGCGGAGGGCCCGTTCGGCGATATGGGGCATATCGAGCATGGAGTTTTCAGATTTTACCACATAATCCAGTGCTCCTGCCTTCATGGCTTCCACGGCGATATGCTCATCTCCGTGGCTAGTAATAACTATGAAGGGAAAAGAAATATCCTCGGTATCCATGGGAAGGATGTCCATGGCTATTCCGTCGGGCAGCAAATAATCTGAAATGACCAGATCGGGCTTTACATCGGCAATTATTTCTCTGGCCTTGGCCAGGGTTCCTGCAATCAAAACCTCAATATCCCGAGACTTGGCTCTGAAGGCTCTCTTCACCAGAATGGCGTGATCCTCTTCATCTTCAACAAGAAGGATTTGCAGCTTTCGTTGCTTGGTCTCTGTGGTTTCCATGTACAAAATTTTTAACTTTGCTATAATGATTATTAAAGATGTAAAATAGGCTTTTCTCTATTTATGTAAGTATGCGTCAATTTTGATGATTTGTCAAGAGGGAGGGGGAATAATATGGAGTCATTTTTTTTCGATCATTCTTCTATGGGCACCTCTGTCGAAATCGTTCAGGATAAGCCATAAGGGCCCTGCCAAATAATGATTTATGAAGGTTCCCGTATGTTTAAAAAAGGTTGCGTTTTTATGTCTTAAAAAAATAGTGTATCAATTACCTGACCATGGG encodes the following:
- a CDS encoding AMP nucleosidase, with product MSQTLRPDTYARNTLERYTGSGINEFCSSILLVNFPRYVEDFAAMTGAVLHKGYWSVAHDKKSDISIINYGVGSPSAGIIAHCLAYLDQLQCAIMLGMCGGIDDELEIGELLIPTASVRDEGTSKHYLHPNVPAQPTFWINRICEETIKKELNINPKSGIMMTTDYRMWEFDQEFIDYIMQHRILAIDMEIATLFSVAYAMNIPIGAIMLISDMPLQKGGIKSKESAEKVFQKYAEQHLHIGLKVLEEIKKNSFSKSKFEW